Proteins encoded by one window of Chryseobacterium sp. POL2:
- a CDS encoding YchJ family protein yields the protein MLCPCCSGKSYTECCETFHLKKKIPNSAEQLMRSRYSAYAIPNGDYLMETTLPSERKYHDKMEMEAWGKTNTWTKLEIVSKPSENKVEFKAYFTDSEGENQVHHELSKFKKIQNRWFYVSGEFMD from the coding sequence ATGCTTTGTCCTTGTTGCTCAGGAAAATCCTACACCGAATGTTGTGAAACATTTCACTTGAAAAAGAAAATTCCCAATTCTGCGGAACAGCTGATGCGTTCTCGGTATTCTGCTTACGCAATCCCCAATGGAGACTATTTAATGGAAACCACACTTCCCAGTGAAAGAAAATATCATGACAAAATGGAAATGGAAGCATGGGGAAAAACAAACACTTGGACAAAACTGGAAATTGTGAGCAAACCTTCTGAAAATAAAGTAGAATTTAAAGCTTATTTTACAGATTCTGAAGGTGAAAACCAAGTTCATCACGAGCTTTCAAAATTTAAGAAAATCCAAAATCGTTGGTTTTATGTTTCTGGGGAATTTATGGATTAG
- a CDS encoding AAA family ATPase: MIPQKLTIEGLYSYQDRQTIDFSKLTQVGLFGIFGAVGSGKSSILEAISFALYGETERLNARDKRAYNMMNLKSNRSYIEFDFLNHENKLFRATREYKRNSKNFEDVKPASAIFYEFKNGNWQPLEHTNAEEIIGLTYTNFKRTIIIPQGQFKEFLELGEMERTKMMKEIFNLHRFDLQDEVSKLTKQNQSLLDQMQGHLQGFESVSEEGISVLKNQLFEQKETTAKIQKEFNLINDNFQRLKALKTDFESLIQKKNDFQKLNEKKIEMETQKQELDIFEKVYNAFFQLLKDQKRFQTELKTHLSDKDIQQGNLKQLQAKVDEVLQKIEVLKPEFEQLSHKKVEENDLGFLIQIKTFETEIEEIKKRTKKGFYKVEEVKELEKTISEFIQKTEKEIQELSKNRIDSQILMNVGNWFTNNENLQRNFKNQQQKIQNLEIQNSEVSEELSVLKVNEQTFTEDFKIQLETLETKKKNLESQKNHFKVQEQLSQYAHQLHDGEACPLCGALEHPNIVEIEDISAHLNSVVQKILDAENEQKSIRNLQTQVEKIIFKKQNFAEQLKTEKQSLEALNTQILEHQKTFIWEEFEANNPEFFIKKKADAADLETQINSKNEVLKQKRVDLENERKSLEKFAKALQQFELEEARKSTQIQQNKMHLKVLKYDDFKTENSENLILQLNDLKAKNLATEQSFNQFNKELGELNPKLASQKTALELLDKRILELQKELESLNNQISAKLVEEKIDSMEKVDEILALPIDIPNQRKEIQNFSIAFETLKNGIAELEIKLKDFSFDDNQFSETENQFKTKEKELLEANTLQTKTSAEIERLEKEFKKKEELLQEYSTLEKRAENLKTMFNLFKGAGFVNFVSSIYLRQLCDQANVRFHRMTRNQLSLHLDDKGNFEIIDYLNEGRSRSVKTLSGGQAFQASLSLALALAESVQTNAKAEKNFFFIDEGFGTQDTESVNIVFETLTSLQKENRIVGIISHVEELKERIPMSLSIEKDEEKGSKVLVS; the protein is encoded by the coding sequence ATGATTCCACAAAAACTCACTATAGAAGGACTTTACTCGTATCAAGATCGCCAAACTATCGATTTTTCGAAATTGACACAAGTTGGCTTGTTCGGAATTTTCGGAGCTGTAGGTTCGGGAAAATCATCCATTTTGGAAGCGATTTCTTTTGCGTTATATGGAGAAACTGAACGTCTCAACGCGCGTGACAAAAGGGCTTATAACATGATGAACCTAAAATCTAATCGCTCATATATCGAGTTCGATTTTTTGAATCATGAAAACAAATTGTTTCGAGCTACGCGAGAATACAAAAGAAATTCCAAAAATTTTGAAGATGTAAAACCAGCTTCCGCCATATTTTACGAATTTAAAAATGGAAATTGGCAACCGCTAGAACACACCAATGCAGAAGAAATCATTGGTTTAACCTATACCAATTTTAAACGTACTATAATTATTCCGCAAGGTCAGTTTAAAGAGTTTTTGGAGTTGGGAGAGATGGAGAGGACAAAGATGATGAAAGAAATTTTCAATCTTCATCGTTTTGATTTGCAAGATGAAGTGAGTAAATTGACTAAGCAAAATCAATCTTTATTAGACCAAATGCAAGGTCATTTGCAAGGTTTTGAAAGCGTTTCAGAAGAAGGAATTTCGGTTTTGAAAAATCAACTTTTTGAGCAAAAAGAAACTACTGCAAAAATTCAGAAAGAATTTAATCTCATTAATGATAATTTCCAGCGTTTAAAGGCTTTAAAAACTGATTTTGAAAGTTTGATTCAAAAGAAAAATGACTTTCAGAAACTGAATGAGAAAAAAATTGAAATGGAAACCCAAAAACAAGAATTAGATATTTTTGAAAAGGTTTATAATGCTTTTTTTCAACTCTTAAAAGATCAAAAAAGATTTCAAACAGAATTGAAAACTCATCTTTCCGACAAAGATATTCAACAAGGAAATCTAAAGCAACTTCAAGCTAAAGTGGATGAGGTTTTACAAAAAATAGAAGTTTTAAAACCGGAATTTGAACAGCTTTCCCATAAAAAAGTGGAAGAAAATGATTTAGGATTTTTAATTCAAATTAAAACTTTTGAAACTGAAATTGAAGAAATTAAAAAGCGCACTAAAAAAGGCTTTTATAAAGTAGAAGAAGTAAAAGAACTGGAAAAAACAATTTCAGAATTTATACAAAAAACAGAAAAAGAAATTCAAGAACTATCAAAAAATCGAATAGATTCTCAAATTTTAATGAATGTTGGAAACTGGTTTACGAATAATGAAAACTTGCAGCGGAATTTTAAAAATCAGCAGCAGAAAATTCAAAATTTAGAAATTCAAAACTCAGAAGTTTCTGAAGAGTTGAGCGTTTTAAAAGTGAATGAACAGACTTTTACTGAAGATTTTAAAATCCAATTGGAAACTTTAGAAACGAAAAAGAAAAACTTAGAATCACAAAAAAATCATTTTAAAGTTCAGGAACAATTATCGCAATATGCGCATCAGCTGCACGATGGCGAAGCTTGTCCACTTTGTGGCGCTTTGGAACATCCCAATATTGTGGAAATAGAAGATATTTCTGCACATTTGAATTCTGTTGTACAAAAAATTTTGGATGCAGAAAACGAGCAAAAATCAATACGAAATCTTCAAACTCAGGTTGAGAAAATTATTTTTAAAAAGCAGAATTTCGCAGAACAATTGAAGACAGAAAAGCAAAGTTTAGAAGCTTTGAATACTCAAATTTTGGAGCATCAGAAAACTTTTATTTGGGAAGAATTTGAAGCCAACAATCCTGAATTTTTTATTAAGAAAAAAGCGGACGCTGCAGATTTGGAAACGCAAATTAATTCTAAGAATGAAGTCTTGAAACAAAAACGCGTGGACTTAGAAAACGAGAGAAAAAGTTTAGAAAAATTTGCCAAAGCCCTGCAACAGTTTGAGTTGGAAGAAGCGCGAAAATCTACTCAAATTCAGCAAAATAAAATGCATTTAAAAGTTTTAAAATATGATGATTTTAAAACAGAAAATTCTGAAAATTTGATTTTGCAATTGAATGATTTAAAAGCTAAAAATCTTGCAACAGAACAAAGTTTCAATCAATTCAATAAAGAATTAGGAGAATTGAATCCGAAATTGGCTTCACAAAAAACAGCTTTAGAATTATTGGATAAAAGAATTCTTGAGCTTCAAAAAGAATTGGAAAGTTTAAACAATCAAATTTCTGCGAAGCTTGTTGAGGAAAAAATTGATTCTATGGAAAAAGTGGACGAGATTTTGGCGTTGCCAATTGATATTCCAAACCAAAGAAAAGAAATTCAAAACTTTAGCATTGCCTTTGAAACTTTGAAAAATGGAATTGCTGAACTGGAAATTAAACTCAAAGATTTTTCTTTCGATGATAATCAATTTTCGGAAACTGAAAACCAATTTAAAACCAAAGAAAAAGAATTGTTGGAAGCGAATACCTTGCAAACCAAAACTTCTGCTGAAATTGAAAGACTTGAGAAAGAATTTAAGAAAAAAGAAGAATTATTACAGGAATATTCAACGCTGGAAAAACGAGCTGAAAATTTAAAAACCATGTTCAATCTCTTTAAAGGAGCGGGTTTTGTGAATTTTGTTTCTTCCATCTATCTCCGTCAACTTTGCGATCAGGCGAATGTTCGTTTCCACAGAATGACGAGAAATCAATTGAGTTTGCACTTGGATGATAAAGGGAATTTTGAGATTATTGATTATTTGAACGAGGGAAGAAGTAGGAGTGTGAAAACGCTTTCTGGAGGTCAGGCTTTTCAAGCCTCTTTAAGTTTGGCTTTGGCGTTGGCGGAATCTGTACAAACCAATGCTAAAGCAGAAAAAAACTTTTTCTTTATTGATGAAGGTTTTGGAACCCAAGATACCGAGTCGGTAAATATTGTTTTTGAAACCCTTACAAGTCTTCAAAAGGAAAACAGAATTGTAGGAATTATTTCCCATGTGGAAGAATTAAAAGAGCGAATTCCCATGTCTCTAAGCATCGAAAAAGATGAGGAAAAAGGGAGTAAAGTGCTTGTTTCTTAA
- a CDS encoding lysylphosphatidylglycerol synthase transmembrane domain-containing protein, producing the protein MENTSKSPLKKFLSIAISIVFAGFFLWLALRGLDFDVIKTSLAKANYLWVLFAAVFGLLAYWFRAIRWNLLLEPMGYQISNANSLWSISFGYLMNLTIPRSGEVARATALYGVEKVPVDKSFGTIILERVIDLVCMLVFLGLTLIFKYDAILAFYQQSGAKINPNKIGLVLGILIGAGLLFLALRKRLRSLPVIGKIVGFIDGILNGLTSIFKLKQKLKFFIYTIAIWVSYYLAAYLVCFALPETSDFGFADGFFILVVGTLGMIIPASGGIGAFNLAMKFGFMALFLSMGKDAHLGGEIGLIYSFISLPLQICIMLVMGLISIPMLAKARKF; encoded by the coding sequence ATGGAGAACACATCCAAAAGTCCTCTCAAAAAATTTTTAAGTATTGCGATTTCTATTGTATTTGCAGGATTTTTCCTTTGGCTAGCTTTGCGCGGATTAGACTTTGATGTCATCAAAACATCTTTGGCAAAAGCCAATTATTTGTGGGTACTTTTTGCGGCAGTGTTCGGGTTGTTGGCCTATTGGTTTCGTGCCATCCGTTGGAATCTACTTCTAGAACCTATGGGATACCAAATCTCAAATGCCAATTCTTTGTGGTCCATATCATTCGGTTATCTCATGAATTTAACCATTCCCAGAAGTGGGGAAGTGGCCCGGGCGACAGCGCTTTACGGCGTAGAAAAAGTTCCGGTTGATAAATCTTTTGGGACAATTATCTTGGAGCGTGTTATCGATTTGGTTTGTATGTTGGTTTTTTTAGGTCTTACTCTGATTTTTAAATACGATGCGATTTTAGCCTTTTACCAACAATCGGGCGCTAAGATTAATCCAAACAAAATAGGATTGGTTTTGGGTATTTTAATTGGTGCTGGATTATTGTTTTTAGCACTTCGAAAAAGACTTAGAAGCCTTCCTGTTATTGGGAAAATAGTTGGCTTTATAGATGGTATTCTCAATGGACTAACATCGATTTTTAAATTAAAACAAAAACTAAAATTCTTTATTTATACCATTGCTATTTGGGTGAGCTATTATTTGGCGGCTTATTTGGTTTGCTTTGCACTTCCCGAAACGTCCGATTTCGGCTTTGCCGACGGTTTTTTCATTTTGGTTGTTGGTACGCTTGGGATGATCATTCCTGCAAGTGGAGGCATTGGCGCATTCAATCTCGCAATGAAATTTGGTTTTATGGCGTTGTTTCTTTCCATGGGCAAAGATGCACACTTGGGTGGAGAGATTGGACTTATTTATTCATTTATTTCTTTGCCGCTGCAGATTTGCATCATGTTGGTTATGGGGCTTATCTCGATTCCCATGCTTGCAAAAGCGCGTAAATTCTAA
- a CDS encoding glycosyltransferase family 4 protein, protein MSKAKLVRVTTVPISLEKLLGNQLTFMNQYFDLTAVSSDAIALEKVGDLLEIKTHPIEMTRKITPWQDLKAVWEMYQFLKRENPEIIHSHTPKAGLVSMLAASLAGVPHRLHTVAGLPLMEAKGLKRKILLAVEKLTYAAATKVYPNSKGLEDFILEHHLTASSKLKVIGNGSSNGIDTHYFSPENLSKQDLENLKKELDIQQDDFVFIFVGRLVGDKGINELIAAFDSISKNNSKAKLILVGTFEEELDPLSEITMKKIKSNPNIILAGWQSDVRPYLVVSDVLTFPSYREGFPNVVMQAGAMGLPSIVSDINGCNEIIVEGKNGVIIPVKNEKALEQAMQRLIDDKNRFQNLKNNARPMVVERYQQQIIWDALLGEYQGLLN, encoded by the coding sequence ATGTCAAAAGCAAAACTTGTCCGCGTTACCACAGTGCCCATTTCTTTAGAAAAACTTTTGGGAAATCAACTGACTTTTATGAATCAGTATTTTGATTTAACGGCTGTTTCATCAGATGCCATCGCTTTAGAAAAAGTAGGGGATTTGTTAGAGATTAAGACACATCCAATTGAGATGACGCGGAAGATTACACCTTGGCAAGATCTAAAAGCTGTATGGGAAATGTACCAATTTCTCAAGCGAGAAAATCCGGAAATTATACATTCTCACACCCCAAAAGCAGGGCTTGTAAGTATGTTAGCGGCAAGCTTGGCGGGAGTTCCACATCGTTTGCATACCGTTGCAGGTTTGCCTTTGATGGAGGCTAAAGGTCTTAAAAGAAAGATTCTTTTGGCTGTTGAAAAATTGACTTATGCGGCGGCTACCAAAGTTTATCCCAATTCTAAAGGTTTGGAGGATTTTATTTTGGAACATCACTTAACAGCATCTTCGAAGTTGAAAGTCATCGGAAACGGCTCGTCTAACGGGATTGACACCCATTATTTCAGTCCTGAAAATCTTTCAAAACAAGACTTGGAAAATCTTAAAAAAGAATTAGATATTCAGCAAGATGATTTTGTTTTTATATTTGTCGGACGTCTGGTCGGCGATAAAGGTATTAACGAATTGATTGCGGCTTTTGACTCTATTTCTAAAAATAATTCTAAAGCTAAACTTATTTTGGTAGGCACTTTTGAGGAAGAACTGGATCCGTTATCCGAAATCACAATGAAAAAAATAAAGTCCAATCCCAATATTATCCTTGCAGGTTGGCAATCGGATGTTCGGCCTTATTTGGTGGTGTCAGATGTCTTGACTTTTCCTAGTTACAGGGAAGGTTTTCCTAACGTTGTGATGCAAGCAGGTGCAATGGGATTGCCAAGTATTGTTTCTGATATTAATGGCTGCAACGAAATAATTGTAGAAGGCAAAAATGGCGTCATTATTCCTGTTAAAAATGAAAAAGCGCTGGAACAAGCGATGCAGAGATTGATTGACGATAAAAATCGTTTTCAGAATTTAAAGAATAACGCACGTCCAATGGTTGTAGAACGTTATCAACAACAGATAATTTGGGATGCACTTTTGGGAGAATATCAAGGATTATTAAATTAA
- a CDS encoding exonuclease SbcCD subunit D yields MKILHTADWHLGKRLDSFSRLEEQIDVMNEIVAIADEQKVDVVLVAGDLFDNFNPSVEAVELFYKTLKKLSNNGKRPVIAIAGNHDSPSLIDAPDPLARECGIIFIGYPQAKIQKFDLNDFKITKSEEGFLELKLSDFDYSIRVIHTPYANEIRLKQYLGENKEEALNEVLANHWKKIADEFCDEKGVNILTTHLYMNKRGAALLEEPEGEKPIKIGNADMVYSEAIPTQIQYTALGHLHAFANIGTEEKPVVYSSSPLCYSFSEAGQTKYVSVIEAFPNQGVSFNKIELQSGRKMVRKSFDNIDESIVWLEENPNTLVELTIESDSFLKAEERKRIYQSHDGIIYLIPKVKNNENQNFTTQEIDISKDLETLFIDYFKSKNANQEPNEELMKILQEIKQA; encoded by the coding sequence ATGAAAATTTTACATACTGCAGATTGGCATTTGGGCAAGCGTTTGGATAGTTTTTCCAGATTGGAAGAACAAATTGATGTCATGAATGAAATTGTTGCAATTGCTGATGAACAAAAGGTTGATGTCGTGTTGGTTGCTGGAGATTTGTTCGATAATTTTAATCCAAGTGTGGAAGCAGTGGAGTTGTTCTATAAAACCCTGAAAAAGCTTTCTAACAACGGAAAACGCCCAGTAATTGCCATTGCGGGAAATCACGATTCGCCCAGTTTAATAGATGCACCAGATCCTTTGGCAAGAGAATGTGGAATTATTTTTATTGGTTATCCACAAGCGAAAATTCAGAAATTTGATTTAAATGATTTTAAAATCACAAAATCGGAAGAAGGCTTTTTAGAATTAAAACTAAGTGATTTTGATTATTCTATTCGTGTTATTCATACGCCTTACGCCAACGAAATCCGTTTAAAACAATATTTGGGCGAGAATAAAGAAGAAGCTTTGAATGAAGTTTTAGCCAATCATTGGAAGAAAATTGCCGATGAATTTTGTGATGAAAAGGGCGTGAATATTTTGACGACACATCTTTATATGAACAAGCGTGGCGCAGCACTTTTAGAAGAACCCGAAGGTGAAAAACCTATAAAAATAGGAAATGCAGACATGGTGTATTCTGAAGCAATTCCAACTCAAATTCAATATACAGCTTTGGGGCATTTGCATGCTTTTGCAAATATCGGCACAGAGGAAAAACCTGTTGTTTACAGCTCTTCACCTCTTTGTTATAGCTTTTCGGAAGCTGGGCAAACCAAATATGTTTCGGTCATCGAGGCTTTCCCAAACCAAGGCGTTTCCTTTAATAAAATTGAATTACAATCAGGTCGGAAAATGGTTCGAAAAAGCTTTGATAATATCGATGAAAGTATTGTTTGGCTCGAAGAAAATCCCAATACTTTGGTGGAACTTACAATTGAATCTGATTCGTTTTTAAAAGCTGAAGAACGAAAAAGAATTTACCAAAGTCACGATGGCATTATTTATTTAATTCCAAAAGTTAAAAATAATGAAAATCAAAATTTTACAACTCAAGAAATCGACATCAGCAAAGATTTAGAAACTCTTTTCATTGATTATTTCAAATCAAAAAACGCGAACCAAGAACCCAATGAAGAACTTATGAAAATTCTTCAAGAAATTAAACAAGCCTAA
- a CDS encoding acetyltransferase, translated as MKDIAIFGAGGFGREVKTIIDAINRDKPNTYNLLGFFDDAYEIGEKINGIPNLGGLAELNGWHNKLDIAISIGEPKLKAQIIKLITNKNVSYPKLIHPNVSISNDEVFIGKGSIICEGSILTCNISVGDFVILNLYCTVGHDVTIGKYSSFMPSVNISGEVDIEDSVYVGTGAKIINQLKIGENTIVGAGAVVSRSLPSNCTAVGIPAKAIKFNN; from the coding sequence ATGAAAGATATTGCGATTTTTGGAGCAGGAGGCTTTGGTCGTGAAGTGAAAACGATAATTGATGCAATCAATAGAGATAAACCGAATACATATAACTTACTTGGTTTTTTTGATGATGCTTATGAGATTGGTGAGAAGATTAATGGTATTCCTAACCTCGGGGGGTTAGCAGAATTGAATGGCTGGCATAATAAATTAGATATTGCAATATCAATTGGAGAACCCAAATTAAAAGCCCAAATTATAAAACTAATAACTAATAAAAATGTTAGTTATCCAAAGCTTATTCATCCAAATGTCTCTATTTCGAATGATGAGGTTTTTATAGGGAAAGGGTCGATTATCTGCGAGGGATCAATTTTAACATGTAATATTAGTGTTGGAGATTTTGTGATACTTAATTTATATTGTACAGTTGGACATGACGTAACTATAGGTAAGTATTCATCTTTTATGCCATCTGTGAATATTTCTGGAGAAGTAGATATTGAAGATTCTGTGTATGTAGGAACTGGGGCAAAAATTATCAATCAGCTGAAAATTGGAGAGAATACGATAGTAGGTGCTGGTGCAGTCGTTTCAAGATCTCTTCCGTCTAATTGTACAGCAGTCGGAATTCCTGCAAAAGCAATTAAATTTAATAACTAA
- a CDS encoding VF530 family DNA-binding protein, with product MDQNSKDPLHGKRLDAILEELLEYYKGYGELGKQINIRCFTGENPSVSSSLKFLRKTPWARAKVESLYLYVLRQKKKKN from the coding sequence ATGGACCAAAACTCAAAAGATCCTTTGCACGGAAAACGATTAGATGCTATTTTGGAAGAACTCTTGGAGTACTACAAAGGTTATGGAGAATTGGGCAAACAAATCAACATCCGATGCTTCACAGGTGAAAATCCGAGTGTTTCTTCATCTCTTAAATTCTTACGAAAAACACCTTGGGCACGAGCTAAAGTGGAAAGTTTGTATTTGTATGTTTTGAGACAAAAAAAGAAAAAAAACTAG
- a CDS encoding sugar transferase has translation MYKNFIKRILDFVIASVALVLLSPVLIVVTIGLYFANQGKPFFLQRRPGKNEKIFRIIKFKTMNDKKDREGQLLPDSQRLTKIGAIVRKTSIDEIPQLINVIKGDMSLIGPRPLLPEYISLYSTEQKRRHELKPGITGWAQVNGRNAISWTRKLALDVEYVDNISFVLDCRIFFLTIKKVLIREGISQEGQVSIEAFNGKN, from the coding sequence ATGTATAAAAACTTTATAAAAAGAATTTTAGATTTTGTGATTGCAAGTGTAGCCTTGGTCTTACTATCACCAGTTTTGATTGTGGTGACGATAGGTTTATATTTTGCCAATCAAGGGAAACCATTCTTTTTACAAAGACGTCCAGGTAAGAACGAGAAGATTTTCAGAATCATCAAATTCAAAACCATGAATGACAAAAAAGACCGTGAAGGACAACTGCTTCCCGATAGTCAGCGGTTAACAAAAATAGGGGCTATCGTGCGGAAAACCTCTATTGATGAAATTCCGCAATTAATCAATGTCATCAAAGGTGATATGAGTCTTATAGGTCCGCGGCCTTTGTTGCCAGAATATATCTCGCTTTATAGTACAGAACAAAAACGCCGTCACGAGTTAAAACCTGGAATAACAGGTTGGGCTCAAGTTAACGGACGAAATGCCATCTCGTGGACCAGAAAGTTAGCTTTGGATGTAGAGTATGTTGATAATATCAGCTTTGTTTTGGATTGTAGAATATTCTTTTTAACAATAAAAAAAGTCTTAATCCGAGAAGGAATTTCGCAGGAAGGTCAAGTTAGTATCGAAGCTTTTAATGGTAAAAATTAA
- a CDS encoding HU family DNA-binding protein: MNKSELIDAIAKDAEITKVAAKKALESFISNVTTTLKKKEGKVSLVGFGTFSVSERAARQGINPATKKPIKIAAKKVAKFKAGADLATAVAGAKKK, from the coding sequence ATGAACAAGTCTGAATTAATCGATGCAATCGCGAAAGATGCAGAAATCACAAAAGTAGCTGCTAAGAAAGCTTTAGAATCATTTATTAGCAATGTTACAACAACTTTGAAAAAGAAAGAAGGTAAAGTATCTCTAGTAGGATTCGGGACTTTCTCGGTATCGGAAAGAGCTGCAAGACAAGGTATCAACCCTGCAACAAAAAAGCCAATCAAAATTGCTGCTAAAAAAGTGGCAAAATTCAAAGCTGGAGCTGACTTAGCTACTGCAGTAGCTGGCGCAAAGAAAAAATAA
- the panD gene encoding aspartate 1-decarboxylase → MLIEVFKSKIHRVKVTESDLNYIGSITIDEDLIDAAGLIVGERVYIVNVNNGERFDTYVIKGKRGSGEICLNGPAARKVHKGDTVIIIAYAQMTPEEAKTFQPKIVFPNEETNLLT, encoded by the coding sequence ATGTTAATAGAAGTTTTCAAATCCAAGATTCACCGTGTAAAAGTTACCGAGTCGGATCTTAACTATATCGGAAGTATTACCATTGACGAAGATCTTATCGATGCCGCAGGGCTTATCGTAGGCGAAAGAGTCTATATCGTGAATGTTAACAATGGCGAACGTTTTGACACCTATGTTATAAAAGGTAAAAGAGGATCTGGCGAGATTTGCCTTAATGGACCTGCCGCGCGCAAAGTGCACAAAGGCGATACCGTGATTATCATCGCCTATGCACAAATGACGCCTGAAGAAGCCAAAACTTTCCAACCCAAAATTGTTTTCCCGAACGAAGAAACCAACCTTTTAACTTAA
- a CDS encoding lactonase family protein — translation MVFVGSFNWDKNEEGIYIFELDSITGTLTKTSSVKGILNPSFLTLSTNGNFLYACTDSKTPNAGSISSFKFDIKNKKLSYINSQKTDGENPVYVSVHNNRKWLLNANYTESSISIFPIVEDGSIATHVQHFQFSEGSIDKKRQQKSHLHSAVFSPNFDYAFFTDLGADKIRIFKFENENPKPLQPTEIPEIKSTLGSGPRHLTFHPNGKFVYCIEEMGGSISAYKFENSKFENIQNIATHNKRYKKDFDNSDIHISQDGKFLYASNRGKENNIAIFSILEDGRLENIGYQRTKGKHPRTFAMDESGKFLIVANTQTSNLSVFRRDSKTGLLKFLNKDTKIKNASHVIIKKY, via the coding sequence ATGGTCTTTGTAGGCTCTTTCAATTGGGACAAAAACGAGGAAGGCATATATATTTTTGAACTCGACAGCATTACTGGAACGCTAACAAAAACCTCATCCGTAAAAGGAATTCTCAATCCATCTTTTCTTACATTATCCACTAATGGCAACTTTCTTTACGCTTGTACGGATAGCAAAACACCCAATGCTGGAAGCATCAGTAGTTTTAAATTTGATATTAAAAACAAAAAACTAAGTTATATAAACAGCCAAAAAACGGATGGTGAAAACCCTGTATACGTCAGTGTACACAACAATAGAAAATGGCTACTGAATGCTAATTACACAGAATCAAGTATTTCTATTTTTCCAATTGTGGAGGATGGGAGTATAGCAACACATGTTCAGCATTTTCAGTTTTCGGAAGGCAGCATTGACAAAAAAAGACAACAAAAATCACATTTACATTCGGCGGTGTTTTCTCCAAATTTTGATTATGCTTTTTTCACGGACTTAGGCGCTGACAAAATAAGAATTTTCAAATTTGAAAATGAAAATCCTAAACCGCTCCAACCAACCGAAATACCTGAAATTAAAAGCACCTTAGGAAGCGGTCCAAGACATCTCACATTCCATCCCAATGGGAAGTTTGTATATTGCATCGAGGAAATGGGCGGAAGCATCAGTGCTTACAAATTTGAGAATTCAAAGTTTGAAAACATACAAAACATTGCTACCCACAACAAGCGGTATAAAAAGGATTTTGATAATTCGGACATTCACATTTCGCAAGACGGGAAGTTTTTATACGCTTCCAATCGCGGAAAGGAAAATAATATTGCTATATTTTCTATCCTTGAAGATGGTCGCCTAGAAAACATTGGCTATCAGCGAACCAAAGGCAAACACCCTAGAACGTTCGCGATGGATGAATCTGGAAAATTCCTTATTGTAGCAAATACCCAAACGAGCAATCTCTCAGTATTTCGACGCGATTCTAAAACAGGATTATTGAAATTTCTTAACAAGGATACAAAAATTAAAAATGCTTCACATGTAATTATTAAGAAATATTGA